A part of Neodiprion pinetum isolate iyNeoPine1 chromosome 4, iyNeoPine1.2, whole genome shotgun sequence genomic DNA contains:
- the LOC124217056 gene encoding putative fatty acyl-CoA reductase CG5065 translates to MTEANMDDIPDRIAETFKGRDIFITGGTGFLGKVMLERFLRCIPEIGTIHLLIRPKKGKDPKLRLDEIFNGPLFEKVKEQRGLPALHKSVSIISGDVSMPGLGLSAEDRKLLCEKISIVYHGAATVRFDEMLKRAVLLNTRGTKLMLELAKEMKKLVLFAHISTAYCHLEEKILGEKPYPPPADPHKVIKCVEWMEDDVVEAMTDKILGDLPNTYAFTKALSEGLVEEAMPHIPAVILRPSIIIPVWRNPLPGWTDNINGPTGLLIGAGKGVIRTMYCNQNGYADYLPVDVAVNAIFVTTWNYLSNNDRGKNVYNLTSSTEFKVSWAEIIERGRRITEKVPLNGVVWYPGGSMKSSRLMHNICVFFFHMLPAYFIDTIIFLAGHKPIMCRVQRRIQKGFEVFEYYANNQWDFDNANIREVRETLNPKEQKLYVLNGDDMDIDAYFEDCIRAARIYILKEYPETLPAARRHMKVMYWVDVITKVLFCLLIIYTLASWNDSFRAMLVGGWALIAGVLSL, encoded by the exons atgaCAGAAGCAAACATGGACGATATTCCCGATAGGATCGCCGAAACCTTCAAGGGACGAGACATTTTCATCACCGGTGGTACCGGATTCCTAGGAAAAGTGATGCTCGAAAGATTCCTTCGTTGCATACCGGAAATTGGAACGATCCACTTGCTGATCAGGCCGAAGAAGGGGAAGGACCCGAAACTTCGACTGGACGAAATATTCAATGGACCG CTTTTCGAAAAAGTTAAAGAACAGAGGGGACTGCCAGCTCTTCACAAATCGGTCTCTATCATCAGCGGGGACGTCTCTATGCCTGGACTCGGCTTGTCAGCGGAAGACAGAAAACTGTTGTGCGAAAAAATTAGCATCGTCTATCACGGGGCCGCTACTGTCAG ATTCGACGAGATGTTGAAGAGGGCCGTTCTGCTGAATACACGTGGTACAAAACTAATGCTAGAACTTGCCAAAGAAATGAAGAAGTTAGTTCTCTTCGCTCATATTAGCACGGCGTATTGTCATCTCGAGGAAAAG ATTCTAGGGGAAAAACCATACCCACCGCCAGCGGATCCGCATAAGGTGATAAAGTGCGTGGAATGGATGGAGGACGATGTGGTCGAGGCGATGACGGACAAGATCCTGGGGGATCTGCCCAACACATACGCGTTCACCAAGGCACTTTCCGAGGGTTTGGTCGAAGAAGCGATGCCTCATATCCCCGCCGTTATTCTTCG TCCCAGCATAATAATTCCGGTGTGGAGAAACCCGCTCCCTGGATGGACAGACAATATAAATGGACCAACGGGTCTCCTGATCGGGGCTGGGAAGGGAGTCATCAGGACAATGTACTGCAATCAGAATGGGTACGCCGACTACCTCCCTGTAGACGTTGCGGTAAACGCGATATTCGTTACCACGTGGAATTATCTGTCCAACAACGATCGTGGGAAAAACGTATACAATCTCACAAGCAGCACCGAGTTCAAG GTGTCGTGGGCAGAAATTATCGAACGTGGTCGTCGCATAACGGAAAAAGTACCTTTGAACGGAGTGGTTTGGTACCCAGGAGGAAGTATGAAGAGCTCGCGCTTGATGCACAACATCTGTGTATTCTTCTTCCACATGCTTCCAGCTTACTTTATTGACACTATAATATTCCTCGCGGGACACAAGCCAAT TATGTGCAGAGTGCAGCGAAGAATTCAAAAAGGATTCGAGGTGTTCGAGTACTACGCCAATAATCAGTGGGACTTTGACAACGCGAACATAAGGGAAGTCAGAGAGACGCTCAATCCTAAAGAGCAGAAATTGTATGTGCTTAACGGTGACGATATGGACATTGATGCCTATTTCGAAGACTGCATTAGGGCGGCAAGGATTTATATTCTTAAAGAGTATCCGGAGACTCTACCTGCAGCTCGCAGGCACATGAAAGT TATGTACTGGGTCGACGTTATCACGAAAGTCCTGTTCTGTTTGCTGATTATCTACACGTTGGCATCGTGGAATGACAGTTTTCGAGCTATGTTAGTAGGCGGATGGGCCCTGATAGCCGGAGTTTTATCCTTATAG
- the RpS3A gene encoding small ribosomal subunit protein eS1 has product MAVGKNKGLSKGGKKGVKKKIVDPFTRKDWYDVKAPSMFTTRQVGKTLVNRTQGTKIASEGLKFRVFEVSLADLQSDNDAERSFRKFRLIAEDVQGRNVLTNFHGMDLTTDKLRSMVKKWQTLIEANVDVKTTDGYLLRIFCIGFTNKDQMSGRKTCYAQHAQVRNIRKKMVEIITSDITSSDLKGVVSKLLPDAIAKDIEKACQGIYPLHDVYIRKVKVLKKPRFELSKLLELHGDGGGGKSGEGGEGGSKVDRPEGYEPPVQESV; this is encoded by the exons ATGGCGGTAGGGAAAAACAAGGGTCTGTCGAAAGGAGGCAAGAAAGGAGTAAAGAAGAAGAT TGTTGACCCTTTCACTCGTAAGGATTGGTACGATGTCAAGGCACCATCAATGTTCACCACCCGCCAAGTGGGTAAGACCCTTGTGAACAGAACTCAGGGAACAA AAATTGCCTCCGAGGGTCTCAAATTCCGTGTGTTCGAAGTATCTTTGGCTGATCTTCAGAGCGATAATGATGCAGAAAGATCATTCCGCAAATTTAGACTCATTGCCGAGGATGTACAAGGCCGTAATGTTTTGACCAACTTCCATGGAATGGACTTGACTACCGACAAGCTACGCTCAATGGTCAAAAAATGGCAAACCCTTATTGAAGCTAATGTAGATGTTAAAACAACTGATGGATACCTCCTCAGAATATTCTGTATTGGATTTACCAACAAAGACCAGATGAGTGGAAGAAAGACCTGCTACGCCCAACATGCCCAG GTTCGCAACATCCGGAAGAAGATGGTTGAAATCATCACAAGTGACATTACATCCAGCGACCTCAAGGGGGTCGTCAGCAAGCTATTGCCCGACGCTATTGCTAAAGACATTGAAAAAGCTTGTCAAGGAATTTACCCACTTCACGACGTTTATATTCGCAAG GTTAAGGTACTGAAGAAGCCGCGTTTTGAACTAAGCAAACTTCTCGAGCTCCACGGTGATGGAGGTGGCGGCAAGAGCGGAGAAGGTGGTGAAGGTGGCTCAAAGGTCGACAGGCCCGAAGGCTACGAACCACCTGTTCAGGAGTCCgtttaa
- the LOC124216096 gene encoding transmembrane protein 185A isoform X1 — translation MNLQTLFQDFNPGKFLVHCCLMVFTVLFALRKDDEIEWSYWSVFSPIWFWKGMVILGATVGSYIWWRHPHARLEGESYVHYKAMLITLALHLILLMFELLVCDKLESGRHLWILVFIPLIFISIVSIAVCIWAVKHDRSFELELFCAVNVLQFIFIALRLDGFISWSWEVVFVPLWALLCLSLVAVLYAIVFAAVLLRTPQINARQRRTSLNSALGYTFLVVPILVFQVLLANKLDGDPIKYTTVAMPLLVSHITLIIMSFGAKGGNRWWFGIRKDFYHFLLGLCPLLQEYGNISYQPRSDADQPPSEPMISEKSQKRIKKHDLTKPVVPVEIIDMPD, via the exons ATGAATCTTCAAACCTTATTCCAAGACTTCAATCCTGG CAAGTTCTTGGTGCACTGCTGCCTAATGGTATTCACGGTGTTATTTGCTCTCCGAAAGGACGATGAGATAGAATGGAGCTACTGGTCCGTTTTTAGTCCAATATGGTTTTGGAAAGGCATGGTAATTCTGGGGGCAACGGTTGGAAGCTATATCTGGTGGAGGCATCCCCATGCTAGGCTGGAAGGCGAATCCTATGTTCATTATAAAGCAATGCTGATCACTTTAGCACTACACCTAATTTTGTTGATGTTCGAATTACTTGTATGTGACAAGCTAGAATCCGGAAGACACTTGTGGATATTAGTCTTCATACCActgatttttatatcaatcgTATCGATAGCT gTATGCATTTGGGCTGTGAAACACGATCGATCATTTGAGCTGGAATTATTTTGCGCAGTCAATGTGTtacaatttatattcattGCTCTGAGATTGGATGGTTTTATTTCGTGGAGTTGGGAAGTTGTATTTGTGCCTCTCTGGGCGTTGTTATGTTTGTCGCTAGTTGCTGTTTTATATGCTATCGTTTTTGCTGCCGTCTTACTTAGAACTCCACAAATAAATGCGCGGCAAAGGCGGACGTCATTAAATTCTGCATTGGGATACACTTTTCTAGTAGTTCCCATTTTAGTATTTCAG GTGCTATTAGCTAATAAATTAGACGGTGACCCGATCAAGTATACAACCGTGGCGATGCCGTTGCTAGTTTCTCACATCACTCTTATAATAATGTCATTTGGAGCCAAAGGTGGAAATAGAT GGTGGTTTGGCATTAGAAAAGATTTCTATCACTTCCTCTTAGGGTTGTGCCCACTGCTTCAAGAGTATGGTAATATCTCGTATCAACCAAGGAGTGACGCGGATCAGCCACCATCCGAGCCGATGATATCTGAAAAAAGTCAAAAGCGTATTAAGAAACACGACCTAACTAAACCTGTTGTGCCTGTAGAGATCATAGACATGCCTGACTGA
- the LOC124216096 gene encoding transmembrane protein 185A isoform X2 codes for MNLQTLFQDFNPGKFLVHCCLMVFTVLFALRKDDEIEWSYWSVFSPIWFWKGMVILGATVGSYIWWRHPHARLEGESYVHYKAMLITLALHLILLMFELLVCDKLESGRHLWILVFIPLIFISIVSIAVCIWAVKHDRSFELELFCAVNVLQFIFIALRLDGFISWSWEVVFVPLWALLCLSLVAVLYAIVFAAVLLRTPQINARQRRTSLNSALGYTFLVVPILVFQVLLANKLDGDPIKYTTVAMPLLVSHITLIIMSFGAKGGNRYGEHVTFESKLFY; via the exons ATGAATCTTCAAACCTTATTCCAAGACTTCAATCCTGG CAAGTTCTTGGTGCACTGCTGCCTAATGGTATTCACGGTGTTATTTGCTCTCCGAAAGGACGATGAGATAGAATGGAGCTACTGGTCCGTTTTTAGTCCAATATGGTTTTGGAAAGGCATGGTAATTCTGGGGGCAACGGTTGGAAGCTATATCTGGTGGAGGCATCCCCATGCTAGGCTGGAAGGCGAATCCTATGTTCATTATAAAGCAATGCTGATCACTTTAGCACTACACCTAATTTTGTTGATGTTCGAATTACTTGTATGTGACAAGCTAGAATCCGGAAGACACTTGTGGATATTAGTCTTCATACCActgatttttatatcaatcgTATCGATAGCT gTATGCATTTGGGCTGTGAAACACGATCGATCATTTGAGCTGGAATTATTTTGCGCAGTCAATGTGTtacaatttatattcattGCTCTGAGATTGGATGGTTTTATTTCGTGGAGTTGGGAAGTTGTATTTGTGCCTCTCTGGGCGTTGTTATGTTTGTCGCTAGTTGCTGTTTTATATGCTATCGTTTTTGCTGCCGTCTTACTTAGAACTCCACAAATAAATGCGCGGCAAAGGCGGACGTCATTAAATTCTGCATTGGGATACACTTTTCTAGTAGTTCCCATTTTAGTATTTCAG GTGCTATTAGCTAATAAATTAGACGGTGACCCGATCAAGTATACAACCGTGGCGATGCCGTTGCTAGTTTCTCACATCACTCTTATAATAATGTCATTTGGAGCCAAAGGTGGAAATAGAT ATGGAGAGCACGTAACATTCGAatctaaattattttattaa